Proteins co-encoded in one Malus sylvestris chromosome 9, drMalSylv7.2, whole genome shotgun sequence genomic window:
- the LOC126581929 gene encoding polygalacturonase At1g48100-like: MKNCKFSLLVFCISFFCFLLVPNQACRWHNHTKQKYSHKQSHISPPPCSLPDPTTPPEEPPTKPYHSSGIFDVRSFGAVGDGQTDDTVAFKMAWDTACQSDESTARILVPQGFSFMIQSTIFTGPCLGGLVLQVDGTLVPPDGPGSWPKHISRHQWLVFNRINEMSLQGGGVIDGRGEKWWNLPCKPHRGINGTTLPGPCDSPIAIRFFMSSNLTVQGLTIKNSPQFHFRFDSCRNVHIESISISSPAKSPNTDGIHIEKTYDVQIYNSVISNGDDCVSIGSGCYDVNIRNLTCGPGHGISIGSLGNHNSRACVSNITVRDSIMKGTDNGVRIKTWQGGSGSVSGVTFSNIHMDNVKNPIMIDQYYCPTKRCTNQTSAVFVSDILYSNIKGTYDVWSSPMHFACSDALPCTNLTLSEVELLPAVRYKVSDPYCWNAYGELLTGTIPPISCLLDGVPRSLLGHEIERC, from the exons CCACCTCCTTGCTCTCTGCCTGATCCCACTACTCCTCCCGAAGAGCCGCCTACCAAGCCGTATCATTCCTCCGGTATTTTTGATGTAAGATCATTTGGTGCTGTTGGAGATGGCCAAACTGATGACACCGTGGCGTTTAAGATGGCATGGGACACAGCCTGCCAAAGTGATGAATCTACTGCAAGGATTCTTGTTCCCCAAGGTTTCTCATTCATGATACAATCTACAATATTCACTGGTCCCTGCCTTGGGGGCCTGGTGTTACAG GTTGATGGAACTCTAGTGCCACCTGATGGACCAGGATCCTGGCCAAAGCACATCAGCAGGCACCAATGGCTGGTCTTTAACCGAATCAACGAGATGTCGCTGCAAGGCGGTGGTGTAATTGACGGGAGAGGAGAGAAATGGTGGAATCTTCCCTGCAAACCCCATAGG GGGATAAATGGAACCACATTGCCAGGACCATGTGATAGCCCAATT GCTATTAGGTTCTTTATGAGCTCCAACTTGACAGTTCAAGGACTTACAATTAAGAATAGCCCCCAATTCCACTTCAGGTTTGATAGTTGCAGGAATGTGCATATAGAATCCATTTCTATATCATCACCTGCTAAAAGTCCGAATACAGATGGGATTCATATAGAGAAAACATATGATGTCCAAATTTATAACTCAGTCATTTCTAATG GTGATGATTGTGTGTCGATTGGATCAGGCTGTTATGATGTAAACATAAGGAACCTTACTTGTGGACCTGGTCATGGAATCAGCATTGGGAGTCTCGGAAATCACAACTCACGAGCATGCGTCTCTAACATTACTGTTAGGGACTCGATAATGAAAGGGACGGATAATGGAGTTAGGATCAAGACATGGCAGGGCGGGTCTGGTTCGGTGTCTGGAGTAACATTCAGTAACATTCACATGGATAATGTTAAGAACCCTATTATGATTGACCAATACTACTGCCCTACCAAACGGTGCACCAACCAAACTTCAGCTGTGTTTGTATCGGACATACTCTATTCGAACATAAAGGGGACTTATGACGTTTGGAGTTCACCAATGCATTTTGCTTGTAGTGATGCTCTCCCATGCACTAACTTGACACTCTCAGAAGTTGAGCTCCTTCCTGCAGTAAGATATAAGGTATCTGATCCGTATTGTTGGAATGCTTATGGAGAGCTGCTAACAGGAACAATTCCACCAATCTCTTGCTTGTTGGATGGCGTTCCTCGATCCCTACTGGGCCATGAAATTGAGCGTTGCTGA